The DNA window CCCTGTCTCTCTTTTTAGCAATGGGCGACCCTTCTGACACTGAGGACTTCATAAGGTAGCTATTGCATATCACCACGTCTTCAGTGACGGGGTAGGTTGCCAATTAATCACGGCATGGACAAAAGCTTAAGATCTTATGCTAGGGGGCAAACCTTTCTTTATTTTATCTATACAACGTATCCCGGCGCGCAAAACTTTAATTTGCCCCCTTTGACGCCTCACATTGAGGGCCCGTAGTCTAGATTGGTTAGGACGCCGCCCTCACACGGCGGAGGTCGCCGGTTCAAGTCCGGCCGGGCCCACTACCTTGCCTATCAACTCTTTGCTAGCGACAATCCATGTCGTAGTGCTTAAGAGCATGTCTAGGCTAATAACGTCAGCTCCTAGCCCTTGGCTAGCCTGCAGAAGTAAATAAATAAGCCGGGGGAGCCTTAAGATGCGGGGATGAAGAGGGTCTCATTCAGGCTAACTGATGGCCGAAGCGCTCTTCACCGACCCTCATGCCATGTTCTCAAGCTCCCTGAACATGTAGGCTGAGCCCCCCAGGAGGAGGCCAGCTATTACATATGTGTAGCCGAAGCCTATCCTGTTCGCCAGGAAGCCTGAGGCCAGGGAGCCGGCGAAGAAAGCTGAGCCTGTCAAGGTGCTGTAGAGCCCAAGGCCCCTTCCCTCGCTCGAGCCCTTGAGGACCTCAAACACCATGATGTTTGACGCGGTGTAAAACGTCGCAAAGGCTATGCCCGCGGCCAGAGGATAGAGCGTCAGCCCCGTGCCCAGCAGGTAGGCCTGGGAGCCCGCCAGCCTCGTGGCTACCCCTATGCCTATGTAGGAGGCCCCCCTGGTCAGGAGCGCCCTGAAGCTGGCCCTCGCGTTGTTCCCTGAGCTCGAGATCAACCTGGGCGCCAGCTGGTAGCCCAGTGCCTGCGCCGCCATCCCAGCAGATATGACCACAAAGACCTCGGTGCTGCTGAGCCCTAGCGCTCTCAGCCCATATGGGTAAAGGGTGTTAAATATGCCGGACGACACGTAGAAGACTGTTATGGCAAGGAAGAGCGTGGGGATGTAAGCCGCTGGGCTCCTTCCCAGCTTTAGGAGCCTCAGGGGCTTGAAGGTGCTCCTGGTCGGTAGCCTAAGGAAAAACATCGGCACGACCCTGAGCCTCACCAGGAACCCCTCAATGACGTGGAGCAACGACTCCCTCTCAAACCGCACTGCTGACCTGGGTACTGCCCGGAGGGACCAAGCCACGGAGGCCGCCGTCACGGCTGCCATTATCTCATCCAGAGTTCTCGCGCGCAGGAACCCTGAGAGCGCGGCGGCACCTACGTCGCCTGCAAGGTAACCTACTGATGAGAGCATGTTGTACCTCGAGTACGCTGAGCTCCACCTCGGCTTCTCTATGGTGTCCATTATAAGGACGCTGACAGCCATACCAACGGCTGAAGAGAAGAGGGAGGCTGAGGCGTAGTACGCGGCCACCTGGGCCGTTGAGCTGGCGAAGGAGAGGGCCAGCAACGATAAGAAGGTGCCCAGGAGGCCAGCCAACAGAACTCGCTTCCTGTCATACCTGTCGAGCGCAAAGCCCCACAGTATTGAGGCCAGCATCGAGGCCGCAGTGCCAGCGGACATTGCATAGCTGACGCCAACAGCCCCTCCCCTGAGGTCATAGATCTCAAGCGTCACCAGGGTCGAGAGGGGACCCATTGCTATGTTGAACGGTATCAGCGACGCCATCCAGTCCTTGGAGTTCAAGTCCCTTCCCGTCACATATATGCTGGCCCTCTTTAAAGCGCTGGCGAGGTGTGACCTCAGGGGAGCTCTGTGGGCAGCGTAATTGATGACCTTAGGGACTACGTATCGGACCTAACAGCCCAAGTGGAGAGCGCCCTCGTCAACGCAAAGCTTGACGTTGAGACACTCAGGAGGTTCACGCTGAACGAGCTCTACATAGCACCCTACGACTACAGGGCGCTCTCGCTCTTCGTACCCAAGGCGTCAGCCGATGATGAGGTGGACTTCGTCAGCGGCCTCCTAGAAGGAGGGCCTAGGTGGACGCGCAACCTAAGGCACCTTGCGGAGGAGCTAAAGGTAACCTACAGGCCTGAGCTGGTGAGCCCCGAGGCCGTGGGCTACACTCACTTCCTCACCTGGCTTGGCATTAACGGCAACCTTGGCGACCTGGCGGTCTTTGTCGGAGTCAACTTCAGGTCGTTCTGCGTCAACACATCTAGGCTCGCGAACCTGGCGGAGGACCTCGGAGTCAGGTCGGCGAGCTTCCTAAGGTGCAAGGGCGTCAACGATGAGAGGGAGAGGCTGATCGATGCCATAGCTGAGAGATATGCGAACGATCTAAGCATGTATAGGCACGTCGCGAGACAGGCTCAGTACTACGAGCTAGCCTTCTGGAGGCATGTCGCAGGGCTGCGCTGACAACAGATCCAACCATCAGTATAGTTAATACCAGGCTATTAAAAGCATTTATTAAAAAGAGCATCTTATTTAGTCTAACATCTTTTAAACTCAGGGAGCTAGAGCACGCAGAGGGATCAAAAATGCCCTGCAAGACCAAGAGTGCTAAGAAGCAGAAGGAGCAGGGCCAGAGCTGAGGCACGTTTGCCCTTTATCAATCATAGCATTGCATTATTTTCATATGCTCTAGGATGGGGGATAAGACCATATAATATCGTCGTCATTTTATTAGACGTGAACCTTAAGACGCGCGGAGCTGTGCTATACGTAAAAACTGCCTTGGGCATCTCTCTGTAGGACCACCATGGATCTCAGCGAAATAATGACAAGGTTGGCTGAGGTGGCCAAGTCCGTCCCCGTGCACTACAGGGACGGCCTCCTGGGCTCTATGACCACGCAGCCGCACCCTATAGCTAAGGTTGCCTTTGACATGTTTCAGAACCTTAATGCTAATGATCTGGACCTCTACGAGCCTATCAGGGAGCTCGAGCAGGAGGCCATAGAGGAGCTGGGCAGCTACGTGGGCTGCAGTGGCTGCAGGGGCTACATAACCAGCGGCGGCAGCGAGTCAAACTTAGCGGCCCTCTACCTCGCAAGGGAGCACGGCCTTGAGAGCGTCTACTACACGGCCGCCGCACACCACTCCGTAGCGAAGGCCGCCAGGCTACTGAGGATGAAGGCGATAAGCGTCGGCATGAAATCATACAAAATGGACGTCGACTCCCTTCGCTCCCTTTGTAGGGTGAACGGCCCAGGGGTCGTAGTGGTAACTGTCGGCACTACGTCGATGGGCCTCATAGACCCGGTTGAGGAGGTCTCTGAGGCCGCGGAGGAGTGCGGCTCCATCGTACACGTAGATGCCGCCCTTGGAGGTCTCGTGGCCCCGTTCATATACCCGGGGAGAAGGTTTGGCTTTGAGAACAGCTCGGTAATGAGTGTCACCCTTGACCCCCACAAGCTGGGCCTGGCACCTCTCCCTGCCGGAGGGCTCATAGTCAGGGATGAGGGCTGGCTGAGGCCCCTTTACTTTGAGGCCAACTACTACCCTGCTGGGGTCCAGCTGGGCCTCCTTGGCACCAGGAGCGCGGGACCCATAGCTGCCACGTGGGCCATAACCAAGTACATGGGCAGGGAGGGCTACGCGGCGCAGGCGAGGGAGCTCATGAACAGGACCCAGCGCCTAGTTAAGGGCGTTAAGGGGCTCGGCCTTAAGATGCCCGCTGAGCCCGAGGTACCCGTAGTCTGCATCGAGAGGGATGACGATGTGAGCCTCCTCAGGGCCCTCAAGTCAAGGGGGCTCTACGCCTACAGGTGCGGCCTCGTCAGCGGGCTAAGGGTTGTAGTCATGCCGCACGTAACCGATAAGCTGATAGATAAGTTCATAAGGGCCCTCGGAGAGCTTACGCGCTCTAGCTAGGCCCTTGCACCTTCCGTGGCTGTTTCAATTTTTCATATAGGTATAGAGTGTCATTGCAACCAACGCCTACAGGAGGTATGTGACCGAGTACTCAAGGTGTGAGGTCCCCGGGGTAACCCTGAGCGCCCCCAGGCCCGATGAGACCCCGAGCGGGGCGCGGGGGAACAGGGGTGAGGTGATGACTGTAAAACAGTGAACCCGTGTAGGAGCTGAACCCCTCTCCAGGCCTGGCAGTCACATGGGCATTGATATTAGGCCCCTGTCTATCAGCGCGTCTATCTTCTGCCTGACGGTGCCGATTATCTCCCTGGCCCTCTCCAGCTCCTCCCTGTAAGGTGTCGTCCTCCTGGCGACCCCCTCCTCAACAGCTTTAACTGCTATGGCAGCTGCAACCCTCGGGTAGACCTCCCACTCCTCCATGGTCGGAAGTATCCTGCTTTCGCTTATGCCCCCGTTCTCCTCGGCAAATCTCGCGAGCTCATAGGCTGCCGCCACGGCCATCGTGTCAGTTATGGTCTTCGCCCTCACGTCAAGGACCCCCCTGAAGACGGCTGGGAACACGAGGCTGTTGTTGACCTGGTTTGGGAAGTCGCTCCTGCCGGTAGCTACTATCCTCGCCCCCGCCTTCTTCGCCTCCGAAGGCCATATCTCGGGCACTGGGTTGGCGAGGGCGAACACTATGGCGTCCTTGTTCATCCTTGACACCCACTCGGGCCTTATGGTGCCGGGCCCTGGGGCCGAGGCGGCAACGACGACGTCGGCCCCCTCGAAGGCCTTTGAGACGGGGGCATCTGATGGGAGGCCCCCTCCACCGGTCTCAATGGCCATCCGGTACTGATAGGGGTCTGTGAACATCAGCTTGTCTATGTCCTTCATCTCAGGGTGAAGAATGCCGTATTTATCAACCACGACTATATGTGAGGTCTTCACGCCCACCGCCTTTAGCAGCCTGTAGAAGGCCGTGTTGGCAGCCCCAGCGCCAAATATTACTATCCTCACGTCCTGAAGCCTCTTGCCTACGACCTTGAGGGCGTTCGTGAGGCCCGCCAGCTCTACGGTGGCGGTCCCCTGCTGGTCGTCGTGCCACACGGGTATGCTGAGCTTTGACCTGGCCTCGTCAAGTATGGTGAAGCACTTGGGCTTCTCTATGTCCTCGAGGTTTATGCCGCCGAAGGAGGGCTCTATGAGCTGGAGAAGCTCAACGAACTTAGCGACATCGCTGGCCCTGTGCACAATTGGCACGGCGTCAACGCCTCCCAGGTACTTGAAGAGAAGCGCCTTCCCCTCCATCACAGGGTAGGCGGCCTCGGGGCCCACCTTGCCGAGACCGAGGACTCTGGTGCCGTCGCTGACCACGGCGATGGTGTTCCACCTTGACGTGAGCTCGAAGGAGAGGTCAGGGTCCTTGCTTATGAGCTTGCTGACTGCGGCAACCCCGGGCGAGTACCAAACGGCGAAGTCCTTCATGCCCCTGACCGGCACCTTGGGCAGCACCTCTATCTTGCCGCTGTAGAACCTGTGCATGTTAACGCTGATGGTATACCATTGGTCTGAGGCCGGCTCTCCCTCTGACACTTCAGCCACTCTCCTCACGAAAAACGTGTACTGGCAAGTTTTTCTGCTTTTCCATTACATGTTATTTTATAACTTAAAAACAAATAAAAATGTTATTAGAGCTCCTGCTTAAGCCATGCTGTTGGCTGAGCGAGAGAATATCACTGTAGTTGTTGGACTGAGGTAGCCTTTGAGGAGGCCTCCGCTGAGCTGCGGCTGATACTTTGGTATGACCCAGTACTTCATGAGTGGCAAGTATATCAGCCCTGAGACAGTAAATGAGAGCAGCCAGGAGCCGTCGAATAGCAGCGCGTGGTACGGTAGAGGCGCATAGATCAACAGCGCCACAACTACGAACGTTATTACGGCAGCAGGGTTTATGCCGTGCCAGTACCTGAACATGCCGTCGCTCCTGAACACGTCTGCCAGGTCGAACTTGAACCTCCTTATGATAGCATAGTCAAATATTATGACGCCCTCTATGCTGCCCAGCAGGCCCCCGTAGGTCAGGAGCCAGTTCTGGATGTAGCTGTAGGCGTTGCCGTAGTAGCTCCAGGCCCCTATACCTATGCCTATGGCTATAAGGGCCAGGGAGCCCTTGAACCAGCTCATGTACTTCGGGAAGGTGTTAGCTATGTCATACGCTGGGCCGACTGCGTTGGCGAAGGCGTTCACCAGGAAAGTAGCCAGTATTATAGATAGCAGCACGAAGTAGGCCAGCGGCCTGGCCATGTGGAGCGAGGCGAGCACCACGGGGTCCCATATGGCCTCGCCATAGAGCTTATATGCGGCTGAGGTGGTCATAACCGAGAGCGCTGCCACCACAAGCATGAGGAAGGGCATCGCCGCCTGCCCGTAGGCATGGGACCTCTGCGACCTCGCAAACCTGGTATAGTCAGGCATCGTTAAGGCCATTGTGGCCCAGAAGGCTATGTTGGCGTTGAGGAATACTAGGAGGCCGAGCCACGTGAAGTGGCCTGTGGAGGCCAGCGCCGAGAGGTTGACGGACCAGTTGGCGGCCGACATGAAGTAGACCCAGAGCGTAAAGAAGGCCGCCATCACTATGGGCCCCCCTACCCTTGCGAGCCACCTGAGCGCTGGCTGGGACTTCACTATGGGTGACAGGTAGAACGCTAAGATCTGTGCGCCTATCACCGCCGCAAAGGTGGCCCAGAATATCGAGGGGAAGTCCTTCGCGAGCACGAAGGGGTAGTCCGAGAAGTGGGCCACAGTGTAGGCTATTGACGAGGCCTTGCCTGTCGAGATGGCGTAGATGGCGGTTGCGGCCTCAGTAATGATGTAGCTCTCTATGCCCCACCAGCCGGCCCCTATGACGGCCCTGACCCAGCTCGGGAAGATCGCACCGTAGGTGCCCCACCTGGTCCTCGTCAGCTGGGGCTCAGCTATGCCGTACCTGGCTCCTCCGTGGGACTGTATTAGCATTGGAACTAGCACTATGGCGTTCCCTGCGAAGACCGTAAGTATAGACTGCAGCGGCGTCAGGCCATAGATGAGGCCTATGCTCGCAAGCGTCCACGAGGGCACTATGAAGGCCATGGAGACCCATATCAGGAAGTAAGTTATAGCGCCCCAGTTCCTGCCCGATATGGGCACGGGGTGTACGTCAGGGTTCCAGAGGGAGCCCTCGTGAGGGAACCCCCTGGTCAGCTCAACCTGACCCCTGCCCGGGTCGTACCTAGTTATTGAGATGGTGTCAAACTCAGGAGTGTCTGACCCTCCAGCTGACGGGCCACTCAGTTCCCTAGCCAAAATGCCTTCTCTCGCCTGTTACTTAGGTTATTTATAAGCGTTTCTGTAGTGAGGGCGGGGGTGCCTTAAGGCAATCTGTATCGTGGACGGGACTACCGCCTAAGCCATGATCGCACCTCTTGAACAAGTTACCTATGTCATGCAAAGCAGCGTCGCACACCCAAGGCCTACGCCAGCTCTCAGCAGGCTGTGACTCTAAGCCTACGATACCTTAAGGCGTTGAGGTTCTGATCCGTTACAAGGCACCCACGTAAATTTATAGAAAGTCTAAACCTCTAGATCAAGTTCGTCTATCTAATGCAGTGCACCTAACTTTGAATAGCCCTATGCAGAGCTCAATAGATCGACCAGTAAGCCCTACGGTCGAATGCATGGAACCTAGCAGCTCTATTAGTAATTTACTAAATATTTTGAATCTAAAAATAACACATAACCTGGGGGCCTCCGGCTAGAGCAGTCGCCAGGCGCCTCTAGGTGAGCTTCTTGGATGGTGTTACCTGCGCTCTCTCGAGGCCGGGCCCAGGGACTGCAGGTAACACGCTGAGGGCAGCGGGGGCCTGGGTCAGGGCCCTGACAGCTAGCTGGCGCGGGGCCCTGCTCACTTCCAGGCAGCAACAGCGTATTACCAGGTGGCCTGTAGCCCTCCGCGCCAGGCCAGGTACCTTAAGCCGCCGTGTGCTACTGCGGCCTCCATCAGGTTGCTTAACTTTTCACTAACATTTTTGATTTGGAGTTAACGCGCACTTAACTCGCCCCCAGCCTTGGGCTGCCTATCGTTTAACTGGAGTTAAGTTCAGGTCCTTGACCTCCAGGTTAACCCATGTGGCCCGGCCCGCCGGGGCCGGCGCAAGGTCAGCAGTCGGCTCACAGCCCCTGATGGGGATCCCATGGTAGCCCAGCCGGGCTGCGGCCGGAGCCCCCTGCAGGGCAGCCTGCTAAGGACGCTTGCCATCCTAACGGCATGTGCAGCCTCAAGTGTAGCCATCTATAGACCTGTAGGTTTACTGGCCGGTTAACTAACCTATTGACAAGCCCGCGTATCAAACAGAAGGCCGCAGAAGGCCCCGCGTGGGGCCTAAGCTCTTTAGCCTAAAGACCCTTACAGCCCGCAAGTGCCTAGGCAGCCGACAAGCCCTTACAGCTTAACCCTTTTCATCTTCCGCGCGAGCCGCTGCCTAGGGTGCAGGCGTGAAGTTTGGAAGCTCCTCCGAGGTCCCAGCGCAGGACGTCTCCCAGCTGCTCCCTGGCACGAGGGGGGTCTACGTCCAGTGGCTCGTGAGCAGGGCTGACGGCTCGGAGAAGATTGCCCTGAGGAGGTTCCTGGTCAAGCCGCATGCCATCATGCCTTATCACAAGCACAAGTACGTGGAGGCTGTCTTCATGCTCAGGGGCAGGCTCAAGGTTAACATAAACGGCATTGAGAGGGTGCTTGGCCCTGGGGACTTCTTCTACACGGGGCCCTATGAGCCCCACAGCATAGAGAACCCCTCTGACGAGGAGGCAGAGTTCATCTGTGCCATCAGCTATGAGGACGACATGTCCCTTCAGCCGGTGGAGCGGGGGCCTTAATGGCGCCACTTCTTTCAAAAAGTTAATAAGAAAACCTATTTTTAGTTTCATAAATAGGAGTTAACGAGTTATTTAAAAGCGTTAGCGGCGCTATGCCTTTAATTATAACCGTAAAAAGCCTAGCTTCTATAGAGAAGCCTGCGGTGTGGAGCGGTGCACACCTCTAGGCGTTCTGTAAGTGGTACAGTAATAGCTATAATCGTGATTGTAGTAGTTGTAGTGGCTGCGGTAGGAGGCTACGCCGCCTACCTGGCCACCAGGCATCACCCTGTGACAACTACGACGACTACAACTACGACGACGACTACTGTAACGACTCCCGTAACTACGACAACTACCACGCCGGTAACGTCAGTTACGTTCTACACCTGGTGGTCAACTGAGGGCAAGATAGCGCTGAACCACTTCATACCTGTGTTCGAGCAGTACAACCCGCCGTACACGGTCTCCCTTGAAATAATACCCGGTGCCGGCGGCACCAACGCGAAGTTCACAATAGTTGGCATGATGGAGGCTGGAAAGCCTCCGGCCGCCTTCCAGGTGCACTTCGGCCCTGAGATGGCGTCCTACGCGCTGATAACCTCACCTAAGGACTTCGTCAACTTCACCCCAATAGCAGTTAAGATGGGCCTGTGGACCGGGGCCGTCACCGAGGCCCTCCTCAGCGGCACATTCAATGGCAGCATGCTCTCAATGCCAGTGAACGTGCACAGAGGGGACCTGCTATACATCAACATAAAGCTGCTCAGGGAGTATAACCTGCCCCTGCCCACAAACCTCAGCACCCTGATATACGACACCGTGCAGCTGGCGCAGCACGGAGTGACGCCCTGGATGGTTCCAGGGGCTGATGGCGGCTGGGACCAGCTCAACCTGTGGGAGGACATATTCCTGTCCCTCGCAGTTCAGAAGTATGGCCTAGCCGGCGGCGCTAGGCTCTACAATGAGTTCGCCTATGGCACTATAGACCTTGCTAACACCTCAATACAGCAGCTCATCAACGAGACTGACGAACTCTTCGTCAACTTCACCTCATATGATTACCCAGGCTGGCAGAGCCTGACCTGGACCCAGGGGCTGAGCGACCTGATAGAGGGCAATGTGGCCTTCCAGGCGAACGGGGACTGGCTCACTAACTACGCCTACGACTTCTACAACGTAACAACGTACCCAGCAGTTGAGCCCTACATAAGCTGGCCCAACGTGACCGTCGTCGTTGAGCCGTTCCCAGGGACCAACGGCACCTATGCCCTAGTGATAGACTCCGTTGGCGTACCGCAGCCCTACCCGACCACCGAGGCAGGCATAAAGCTGGCTGAGTTCTGGGCCTCCTACCTTGGGCAGGAGACCTGGACTAAGTGGAAGGCCACAACCTACTGGAAGAACGCCACGGACTACTTCAACACCCCAGAGCAGTGGTGGAGTCACGAGCAGCTGGTGAGCACGCCTGCCGACCAGTTCGTGTACCAGCTCTCCGACGGAGGCCTC is part of the Acidilobus sp. 7A genome and encodes:
- a CDS encoding MFS transporter, yielding MNSKDWMASLIPFNIAMGPLSTLVTLEIYDLRGGAVGVSYAMSAGTAASMLASILWGFALDRYDRKRVLLAGLLGTFLSLLALSFASSTAQVAAYYASASLFSSAVGMAVSVLIMDTIEKPRWSSAYSRYNMLSSVGYLAGDVGAAALSGFLRARTLDEIMAAVTAASVAWSLRAVPRSAVRFERESLLHVIEGFLVRLRVVPMFFLRLPTRSTFKPLRLLKLGRSPAAYIPTLFLAITVFYVSSGIFNTLYPYGLRALGLSSTEVFVVISAGMAAQALGYQLAPRLISSSGNNARASFRALLTRGASYIGIGVATRLAGSQAYLLGTGLTLYPLAAGIAFATFYTASNIMVFEVLKGSSEGRGLGLYSTLTGSAFFAGSLASGFLANRIGFGYTYVIAGLLLGGSAYMFRELENMA
- a CDS encoding TenA family transcriptional regulator, whose protein sequence is MGSVIDDLRDYVSDLTAQVESALVNAKLDVETLRRFTLNELYIAPYDYRALSLFVPKASADDEVDFVSGLLEGGPRWTRNLRHLAEELKVTYRPELVSPEAVGYTHFLTWLGINGNLGDLAVFVGVNFRSFCVNTSRLANLAEDLGVRSASFLRCKGVNDERERLIDAIAERYANDLSMYRHVARQAQYYELAFWRHVAGLR
- a CDS encoding aminotransferase class V-fold PLP-dependent enzyme; protein product: MDLSEIMTRLAEVAKSVPVHYRDGLLGSMTTQPHPIAKVAFDMFQNLNANDLDLYEPIRELEQEAIEELGSYVGCSGCRGYITSGGSESNLAALYLAREHGLESVYYTAAAHHSVAKAARLLRMKAISVGMKSYKMDVDSLRSLCRVNGPGVVVVTVGTTSMGLIDPVEEVSEAAEECGSIVHVDAALGGLVAPFIYPGRRFGFENSSVMSVTLDPHKLGLAPLPAGGLIVRDEGWLRPLYFEANYYPAGVQLGLLGTRSAGPIAATWAITKYMGREGYAAQARELMNRTQRLVKGVKGLGLKMPAEPEVPVVCIERDDDVSLLRALKSRGLYAYRCGLVSGLRVVVMPHVTDKLIDKFIRALGELTRSS
- a CDS encoding NADP-dependent malic enzyme, producing MSEGEPASDQWYTISVNMHRFYSGKIEVLPKVPVRGMKDFAVWYSPGVAAVSKLISKDPDLSFELTSRWNTIAVVSDGTRVLGLGKVGPEAAYPVMEGKALLFKYLGGVDAVPIVHRASDVAKFVELLQLIEPSFGGINLEDIEKPKCFTILDEARSKLSIPVWHDDQQGTATVELAGLTNALKVVGKRLQDVRIVIFGAGAANTAFYRLLKAVGVKTSHIVVVDKYGILHPEMKDIDKLMFTDPYQYRMAIETGGGGLPSDAPVSKAFEGADVVVAASAPGPGTIRPEWVSRMNKDAIVFALANPVPEIWPSEAKKAGARIVATGRSDFPNQVNNSLVFPAVFRGVLDVRAKTITDTMAVAAAYELARFAEENGGISESRILPTMEEWEVYPRVAAAIAVKAVEEGVARRTTPYREELERAREIIGTVRQKIDALIDRGLISMPM
- a CDS encoding cytosine permease, whose protein sequence is MARELSGPSAGGSDTPEFDTISITRYDPGRGQVELTRGFPHEGSLWNPDVHPVPISGRNWGAITYFLIWVSMAFIVPSWTLASIGLIYGLTPLQSILTVFAGNAIVLVPMLIQSHGGARYGIAEPQLTRTRWGTYGAIFPSWVRAVIGAGWWGIESYIITEAATAIYAISTGKASSIAYTVAHFSDYPFVLAKDFPSIFWATFAAVIGAQILAFYLSPIVKSQPALRWLARVGGPIVMAAFFTLWVYFMSAANWSVNLSALASTGHFTWLGLLVFLNANIAFWATMALTMPDYTRFARSQRSHAYGQAAMPFLMLVVAALSVMTTSAAYKLYGEAIWDPVVLASLHMARPLAYFVLLSIILATFLVNAFANAVGPAYDIANTFPKYMSWFKGSLALIAIGIGIGAWSYYGNAYSYIQNWLLTYGGLLGSIEGVIIFDYAIIRRFKFDLADVFRSDGMFRYWHGINPAAVITFVVVALLIYAPLPYHALLFDGSWLLSFTVSGLIYLPLMKYWVIPKYQPQLSGGLLKGYLSPTTTVIFSRSANSMA
- a CDS encoding cupin domain-containing protein; this encodes MKFGSSSEVPAQDVSQLLPGTRGVYVQWLVSRADGSEKIALRRFLVKPHAIMPYHKHKYVEAVFMLRGRLKVNINGIERVLGPGDFFYTGPYEPHSIENPSDEEAEFICAISYEDDMSLQPVERGP
- the glcS gene encoding glucose ABC transporter substrate-binding protein GlcS is translated as MHTSRRSVSGTVIAIIVIVVVVVAAVGGYAAYLATRHHPVTTTTTTTTTTTTVTTPVTTTTTTPVTSVTFYTWWSTEGKIALNHFIPVFEQYNPPYTVSLEIIPGAGGTNAKFTIVGMMEAGKPPAAFQVHFGPEMASYALITSPKDFVNFTPIAVKMGLWTGAVTEALLSGTFNGSMLSMPVNVHRGDLLYINIKLLREYNLPLPTNLSTLIYDTVQLAQHGVTPWMVPGADGGWDQLNLWEDIFLSLAVQKYGLAGGARLYNEFAYGTIDLANTSIQQLINETDELFVNFTSYDYPGWQSLTWTQGLSDLIEGNVAFQANGDWLTNYAYDFYNVTTYPAVEPYISWPNVTVVVEPFPGTNGTYALVIDSVGVPQPYPTTEAGIKLAEFWASYLGQETWTKWKATTYWKNATDYFNTPEQWWSHEQLVSTPADQFVYQLSDGGLFDDVFGSWIAQLLALQETGSAYIPAYNAQLASLVHSECNDWVAAGKIGLGYLGIAGQPFAGYVPPWVIVPGYYFNSSYVCPTYTLP